In Pseudomonas flavescens, the sequence ATTACTTGATATCGCGCTTGGTCGGGCCGGTGTACAGCTGGCGTGGACGGCCAATCTTGTACGGGCTGGAGAGCATTTCTTTCCAGTGCGAGATCCAGCCGACGGTGCGCGCCAGAGCGAAGATCACGGTGAACATGCTGGTCGGAATGCCGATGGCCTTGAGGATGATGCCCGAGTAGAAGTCGACGTTCGGGTACAGGTTACGTTCCTTGAAGTAAGGATCGTTACGGGCGATTTCGTCGAGCTTCATCGCCAGTTCCAGCTGCGGGTCATTGATGCCCAGCTCGGCCAGTACTTCATCGCAGGTCTGCTTCATGACCTGGGCGCGTGGGTCGAAGTTCTTGTAGACGCGGTGCCCGAAGCCCATGAGCTTGAACGGATCGTCCTTGTCCTTGGCCTTGGCGATGAACTTGTCGATGTTCGATACGTCACCGATTTCGTCCAGCATCGCCAGAACCGCTTCGTTGGCGCCACCGTGGGCCGGGCCCCAGAGCGCAGCGATACCGGCAGCGATACAGGCGAACGGGTTGGCACCCGAGGAGCCGGCAAGGCGAACGGTGGAGGTGGAGGCGTTCTGCTCGTGGTCGGCGTGGAGGATGAAGATCCGGTCCATCGCCTTGGCCAGCACCGGGCTGATCGGCTTGGTCTCGCACGGCGTGTTGAACATCATGTGCAGGAAGTTTTCCGCGTAGCTCAGGTCGTTGCGCGGGTACATCATCGGTTCGCCCTTGGAGTACTTGTACACCATGGCGGCGATGGTCGGCATCTTGGCGACCAGGCGCATCGCGGAAATATCGCGGTGCTGCGGGTTCTTGATGTCCAGGGAGTCGTGATAGAAGGCGGAGAGGGCGCCAACCACGCCACACATGACGGCCATCGGGTGGGCGTCACGGCGGAAACCGTTGAAGAAGGTCTTCAGCTGTTCGTGAACCATGGTGTGGTTCTTGATGGTGCTGACGAAGGCGGCTTTCTGCTCTTCGTCTGGCAGTTCACCATTGAGCAGCAGGTAGCAGGTATCCAGGTAGTCGGCTTTCTCGGCAAGTTGCTCGATCGGGTAGCCGCGGTGCAGCAGGATGCCCTTGTCACCATCAATGTAGGTGATCTTCGACTCGCAGGAAGCGGTCGACATGAAACCGGGGTCGAAAGTGAAATTGCCCGTGGCGGTCAGGCTTCGCACGTCGATCACATCAGGGCCAACGGTGCCGGATAAAACGGGCAGCTCGACGGGGGCTGCGCCCTCGATGATCAACTGCGCTTTTTTGTCAGCCATGTTTGGCCTCCTAGTTATGCTTGGAATCATCAGTCGGCCCCCCACGCAGGGCCCGCATCACTATAGTGTTATGAATCTGAAAGTCAATTTGCGAAAACCCAGGCAATAGAAGGGTTTGAGTGCGCTACCTGCGACAAAAGGGCGCGGCCTTTTACGCCATTTCCGGGCTTGACGCAATCGGTAGAAGGTCGAGGTGTCCGCGTTGTCATTAGCGACCTAACTGTCTATACTCTGCGCCCGACTGCCAAGGGCCTTACAGCCCGGATTCTGGTAGTTGTCACTTCTTGGGTGATGGGTACCTGACCAGTGCGCTTCCCGACAACTCAGCCCTGATAGCTGGGGCTCTCAGTGTGATAATAAAGCCGTGAATAGCCAACGACCTGTAAACTTAGACCTTCGGACGATAAAACTCCCAGTCACTGCTTACACGTCCATTCTTCACCGTATATCCGGCGTGATCCTTTTCCTCGGCATTGCCGTGCTGCTGTTCGGGCTCGACAAATCGCTGTCATCGGAAGAGGGCTTCGCCCAGGTGAAAGAATGCTTGACCAGCCCGCTGGCCAAGTTCGTGATCTGGGGACTTCTGTCCGCTCTGCTGTACCACCTGGTGGCCGGTGTGCGCCACTTGATCATGGATGCTGGAGTCGGTGAGACGCTGGAAGGCGGCAAGCTGGGTTCCAAAATCGTACTCGTCGTATCGGCGATCCTGATCGTGCTGCTGGGGGTGTGGATATGGTAACTAATGTCACGAATTTCTCGCGTTCGGGCCTCTATGACTGGATGGCACAACGCGTTTCTGCGGTCGTTCTCGCGGCTTACGTCCTGTTTCTGCTGGGCTACATCGTCCTGAATCCAGGCATGGGCTACGCCGAATGGCATGGTCTGTTCTCCAATAACGCAATGCGCATCTTCAGCTTGCTGACCCTCGTCGCGCTGGGCATCCACGCCTGGGTCGGCATGTGGACGATCTCCACCGACTACCTGACGCAGACCGCGCTGGGCAAGTGGGCCACCGTTGTGCGTTTTCTGTTCCAGGCCACGTGTGGCATCGCCATGTTCGTGTTCTTCGTCTGGGGCGTGCAGATTCTTTGGGGTTTCTGATTCATGACTAGCATCCGTACTCTTTCCTATGACGCCATCATCGTTGGTGGTGGCGGTGCCGGTATGCGCGCTGCGCTGCAGCTGGCGCAGGGCGGCCACAAGACCGCAGTGGTAACCAAGGTTTTCCCGACCCGTTCCCACACCGTATCCGCTCAGGGTGGCATCACCTGTGCCATCGCGTCGAACGATCCGAACGACGACTGGCGCTGGCATATGTACGACACCGTCAAGGGCTCCGACTACATCGGTGACCAGGACGCGATCGAATACATGTGTTCCGTTGGTCCGGAAGCCGTGTTCGAGCTCGAGCACATGGGCCTGCCGTTCTCCCGTACCGAGCAGGGCCGCATCTATCAGCGTCCGTTCGGCGGCCAGTCCAAAGGCCCGGACAACCCGACTCAGGCGGCCCGTACTTGCGCCGCTGCCGACCGTACCGGTCACGCGTTGCTGCACACCCTTTACCAGGCCAACCTGAAAGCCGGTACCTCGTTCCTCAACGAGTGGTACGCAGTGGATCTGGTCAAGAACCAGGATGGCGCCGTCGTTGGCGTCATCGCCATCTGCATCGAAACCGGTGAAACCGTCTACATCCGTTCCAAGGCCGTGGTTCTGGCCACTGGCGGTGCTGGCCGTATCTACGCGTCCACCACCAACGCGCTGATCAACACCGGTGACGGTGTGGGCATGGCGCTGCGTGCTGGCGTGCCGGTGCAGGACATCGAAATGTGGCAGTTCCACCCGACCGGCATCGCCGGCGCCGGTGTACTGGTCACCGAAGGCTGCCGCGGTGAAGGTGGTTACCTGATCAACGCCCACGGCGAGCGTTTCATGGAGCGCTATGCGCCCAACGCCAAGGACCTTGCAGGTCGTGACGTAGTGGCCCGCTCCATGGTCAAGGAAGTCATCGCCGGCAACGGCTGTGGCCCTGACAAGGATCACGTACTGCTGAAGCTCGATCACCTCGGTGAGGAAGTGCTGCACAGCCGTCTGCCCGGCATCTGCGAGCTGTCCAAGACCTTCGCCCACGTCGACCCGGTCGTCGCGCCTGTTCCGGTCATTCCGACCTGCCACTACATGATGGGCGGCGTTGCCACCAACATCCATGGTCAGGCCATCACCCAGGACGCCAATGGCGTCGATCGCATCATCGACGGTCTGTTCGCCGTGGGCGAAGTGGCTTGCGTCTCGGTGCACGGTGCCAACCGTCTGGGTGGCAACTCGCTGCTCGACCTGGTGGTATTCGGCCGCGCCGCTGGCCTGCACCTGGAAAAAGCGCTGAAAGAAGGCGTGGAAGTCCGTGGCGCCAGCGAGACCGACATCGAGCAGTCGCTCAAGCGTCTGTCCGGCGTCAACGAGCGTAGCACCGGCGAAGACGTCGCACCGCTGCGCAAAGAGCTGCAACAGTGCATGCAGAACTACTTCGGCGTATTCCGTACCGGCGAATACATGAAGAAGGGCATCACTCAGCTGGCCGATCTGCGCGAGCGCATCGCCAACGTCAAGATCTCCGACAAGAGCCAGGCTTTCAACACGGCGCGCATCGAAGCGCTGGAGCTGCAGAACCTGCTGGAAGTCGCCGAAGCCACTGCTATCGCAGCCGATACCCGTACCGAGTCCCGCGGCGCCCACGCCCGTGAAGACTACGAGGATCGTGACGATACCAACTGGTTGTGCCACAGCCTGTACTTCCCGGGTGAGAAGCGCGTGACCAAGCGTGACGTCAACTTCTCGCCGAAGACGGTCCCGGCGTTTGAACCCAAAGTTCGTACTTATTAAGGGTGGCTACCATGTCTCTTGGCAAAAGCTTGAAAGTCAGCGTTTATCGCTACAACCCGGAAGCGGACAAAGCGCCCTTCATGCAGGAATTCGACGTCGAGATCGACGGCAAGGACCTGATGGTGCTGGACGTGCTGGCCCTGATCAAGGAGCAGGACGAAGGCTTCTCCTACCGTCGCTCCTGCCGTGAAGGCGTCTGCGGTTCCGACGGCATGAACATCAGCGGCAAGAACGGCCTGGCCTGCGTCACGCCGATCTCCACCGTGGTCAAGGGCAACAAGCTGGTGATCCGCCCGCTGCCCGGGCTGCCGGTCATTCGTGACCTGGTCGTCGATATGAGCATCTTCTACAAGCAGTACGAGAAGGTGCAGCCGTTCCTGCAGAACGATACCCCGGCGCCCGCTATCGAGCGCCTGCAGACGCCGGAAGAGCGCGAGAAGCTGGACGGCCTGTACGAGTGCATTCTGTGCGCTTGCTGTTCGACCAGCTGCCCGTCGTTCTGGTGGAACCCGGACAAATTCCTGGGCCCGGCCGCGCTGTTGCAAGCCTATCGCTTCCTGGCTGACAGCCGTGATACCAAGACCGCGGAACGATTGGCGTCTTTGGATGATCCATTCAGTGTGTTCCGCTGCCGCGGCATCATGAACTGCGTGAACGTATGCCCCAAAGGGTTGAACCCAACCAAGGCAATCGGTCACGTTCGCAACATGCTGCTGCAGAGCGGTACCTGATTCACAGTTCTTTAGCTTGACCCGCAACGCCTGCCGCACCGACTTCATGTCGGTGTAGCAGTATAGCCAGGGCATCGGCCTAGCCGCCGATGTCCTTACACGAAAAATATGACGACCAGCAGGGGCATCCGGGCTGGTGCCCGGACTATCTGCGGGATTCTTGGTGGCTTTGTCGAAGTCGCTGTTACATGACTTCGAAAGCCAGTCGGTGTCCTCGCCGGTGGTGTCCCCTTACCGAGGGTGACCAAGCATGCAAGAAAGCGTGATGCAGCGCATGTGGGACAGTGCCCACCTATCCGGTGGTAACGCTGCCTACGTGGAAGAGCTCTATGAGCTCTACCTGCACGATCCCAACGCCGTGCCGGAAGAATGGCGCACTTATTTCGATAAGTTGCCGTCCGAAGGCAGTACCGCCAATGACGTATCGCACTCGACGATTCGTGATCATTTCGTGTTGCTGGCCAAAAACCAGCGTCGCGCTCAGCCGGCATCAGCCGGGACCGTGAGCAGTGAACACGAGAAGAAGCAGGTCGAAGTGTTGCGGTTGATTCAGGCATTCCGCATGCGTGGCCACCAGGCGGCTCAGCTCGATCCGCTTGGGCTGTGGCAGCGTTCTGTTCCTGCTGATCTGTCGATCAGCCATTACAGCCTTACCGACGCGGATCTGGACACCACCTTCCGCACGGGTGGTCTGGCAATCGGCAAAGAAGAAGCTACTTTGCGGGAAATCCGCGATGCTTTGCAGCAGACATATTGTCGCACCATCGGCTCCGAGTTCACCCACATCACCGATTCCGAGCAACGCAGCTGGTTCCAGCAGCGTCTGGAAAGCGTGCGTGGCCGTCCTCAGATCTCCGCAGAGGCACAAAGCCACCTGCTCGAGCGTCTGACTGCCGCTGAAGGTCTGGAAAAATACCTGGGTACCAAATACCCGGGCACCAAGCGCTTCGGTCTGGAAGGCGGCGAGAGCCTGATCCCGTTGCTCGACGAAATCATCCAGCGCAGCGGTTCCTACGGCACCAAGGAAATCGTCATCGGCATGGCCCACCGTGGCCGTCTGAACGTTCTGGTCAACACCTTCGGCAAGAACCCGCGCGACCTGTTCGACGAGTTCGAAGGCAAGAAGGTCGAGGGCCTGAGCTCCGGTGACGTCAAATATCACCAGGGTTTCTCCTCGAACGTGATGACGCAGGGTGGCGAAGTGCACTTGGCGCTCGCGTTCAACCCGTCTCACCTGGAAATCGTTTCCCCGGTGGTCGAAGGTTCGGTACGTGCTCGTCAGGATCGTCGCAATGATGTGGCGGGCGACAAGGTTCTGCCGATTTCCCTCCACGGTGACGCGGCATTCGCCGGTCAGGGCGTGGTCATGGAAACCTTCCAGATGTCGCAGACCCGTGCTTACAAGACGGGCGGCACCATCCACATCGTGATCAACAACCAGGTTGGCTTCACCACCAACCGTGCTGACGATGCGCGCTCCACCGAGTACTCCACCGACGTTGCCAAGATGATCCAGGCGCCGATCTTCCATGTGAATGGCGATGATCCGGAAGCCGTGTTGTTCGTCACCCAATTGGCTGTCGACTACCGCATGCAGTACAAGCGTGACGTGGTCATCGACCTGGTCTGCTACCGCCGTCGTGGTCACAACGAGGCCGACGAGCCAAGTGGTACCCAGCCGCTGATGTATCAGCAGATCGCCAAGCAGCGCACCACCCGCGAGCTCTATGCCGAAGCGCTGACCAATGCAGGTCGCCTGTCGGCAGAGGCCGTGCAAGCGCCGGTCGACGAGTACCGCACGGCACTGGACAACGGTCAGCACGTGGTCAAGAGCCTGGTCAAGGAGCCGAACAAGGAATTGTTCGTCGATTGGCGTCCATACCTGGGTCATGCCTGGACCGCGCGCCACGACACCCGTTTCGATCTGAAAACCCTGCAGGACCTGTCCGGCAAACTGCTGGAAACCCCGGACGGCTTCGTCGTTCAGCGTCAGGTCGGCAAGATCTATGAAGATCGCCAGAAGATGGGCGCAGGCGGCTTGCCGCTGAACTGGGGCTATGCGGAAACCATGGCCTACGCGACCCTGCTCGTCGAGGGTCATCCGATCCGCATCACCGGTCAGGACGTGGGCCGTGGCACGTTCTCGCACCGCCACGCGCAACTGCACAACCAGAAGGACGGCAGTGCCTACCTTCCGCTGCAGAACCTGTATGAAGGTCAGCCGCGTTTCGATCTGTACGACTCCTTCCTGTCGGAAGAGGCGGTACTGGCATTCGAATACGGCTACGCCACCACCACGCCGAATGCGCTGGTGATCTGGGAAGCTCAGTTCGGCGATTTCGCCAACGGTGCTCAGGTGGTGTTCGACCAGTTCATTTCCAGTGGCGAAACCAAGTGGGGCCGTCTGTGCGGTCTGACCATGCTGCTGCCACACGGTTATGAAGGGCAGGGGCCGGAGCACTCCTCGGCACGTCTGGAGCGTTACCTGCAGCTGTGCGCCGAGCACAACATCCAGGTTGCCGTTCCGACCACGCCGGCGCAGATCTACCATCTGCTGCGTCGTCAGGTCATCCGTCCGCTGCGCAAGCCGCTGGTGGTGCTGACGCCGAAGTCGCTGCTGCGCCACAAGCTGGCCGTGTCGACGCTGGAAGATCTGGCCGAAGGCTCGTTCCAGACCGTCATCCCGGAAATCGATGCAATCGATCCGAAAAAGGTCGAGCGTCTGGTGCTGTGCAGCGGCAAGGTCTACTACGACCTGCTGGAGAAGCGCCGTGCCGAAGGCCGCGAAGATATCGCCATCGTGCGTCTCGAACAGCTCTATCCGTTCCCGGAAGACGACCTGGCCGAAGTTCTCGCTCCGTACAAGAACCTCAAGCACATCGTCTGGTGTCAGGAAGAACCGATGAATCAGGGCGCCTGGTATTGCAGCCAGCACCATATGCGTCGTGCTGCTTCGGCGCACAAGAAGGCGCTGGTGCTCGAGTATGCTGGTCGTGATGCCTCGGCTGCGCCTGCTTGTGGTTACGCTTCGATGCACGCCGAGCAGCAGGAAAAACTGCTGCAGGATGCCTTCACCGTTTAATGCCATCGCGAAGGAGGTAGCTCAATTGGGGGCTACCTCCTCGAACAAACCGAATTTAAGGAACAGAACACAATGGCTATCGAGATCAAAGCCCCTACATTTCCCGAATCGGTCGCCGACGGCACCGTAGCGACCTGGCACAAGAAGCCGGGCGAAGCGGTCAAGCGCGATGAGC encodes:
- the gltA gene encoding citrate synthase yields the protein MADKKAQLIIEGAAPVELPVLSGTVGPDVIDVRSLTATGNFTFDPGFMSTASCESKITYIDGDKGILLHRGYPIEQLAEKADYLDTCYLLLNGELPDEEQKAAFVSTIKNHTMVHEQLKTFFNGFRRDAHPMAVMCGVVGALSAFYHDSLDIKNPQHRDISAMRLVAKMPTIAAMVYKYSKGEPMMYPRNDLSYAENFLHMMFNTPCETKPISPVLAKAMDRIFILHADHEQNASTSTVRLAGSSGANPFACIAAGIAALWGPAHGGANEAVLAMLDEIGDVSNIDKFIAKAKDKDDPFKLMGFGHRVYKNFDPRAQVMKQTCDEVLAELGINDPQLELAMKLDEIARNDPYFKERNLYPNVDFYSGIILKAIGIPTSMFTVIFALARTVGWISHWKEMLSSPYKIGRPRQLYTGPTKRDIK
- the sdhC gene encoding succinate dehydrogenase, cytochrome b556 subunit — translated: MNSQRPVNLDLRTIKLPVTAYTSILHRISGVILFLGIAVLLFGLDKSLSSEEGFAQVKECLTSPLAKFVIWGLLSALLYHLVAGVRHLIMDAGVGETLEGGKLGSKIVLVVSAILIVLLGVWIW
- the sdhD gene encoding succinate dehydrogenase, hydrophobic membrane anchor protein, with translation MVTNVTNFSRSGLYDWMAQRVSAVVLAAYVLFLLGYIVLNPGMGYAEWHGLFSNNAMRIFSLLTLVALGIHAWVGMWTISTDYLTQTALGKWATVVRFLFQATCGIAMFVFFVWGVQILWGF
- the sdhA gene encoding succinate dehydrogenase flavoprotein subunit, with amino-acid sequence MTSIRTLSYDAIIVGGGGAGMRAALQLAQGGHKTAVVTKVFPTRSHTVSAQGGITCAIASNDPNDDWRWHMYDTVKGSDYIGDQDAIEYMCSVGPEAVFELEHMGLPFSRTEQGRIYQRPFGGQSKGPDNPTQAARTCAAADRTGHALLHTLYQANLKAGTSFLNEWYAVDLVKNQDGAVVGVIAICIETGETVYIRSKAVVLATGGAGRIYASTTNALINTGDGVGMALRAGVPVQDIEMWQFHPTGIAGAGVLVTEGCRGEGGYLINAHGERFMERYAPNAKDLAGRDVVARSMVKEVIAGNGCGPDKDHVLLKLDHLGEEVLHSRLPGICELSKTFAHVDPVVAPVPVIPTCHYMMGGVATNIHGQAITQDANGVDRIIDGLFAVGEVACVSVHGANRLGGNSLLDLVVFGRAAGLHLEKALKEGVEVRGASETDIEQSLKRLSGVNERSTGEDVAPLRKELQQCMQNYFGVFRTGEYMKKGITQLADLRERIANVKISDKSQAFNTARIEALELQNLLEVAEATAIAADTRTESRGAHAREDYEDRDDTNWLCHSLYFPGEKRVTKRDVNFSPKTVPAFEPKVRTY
- a CDS encoding succinate dehydrogenase iron-sulfur subunit, producing MSLGKSLKVSVYRYNPEADKAPFMQEFDVEIDGKDLMVLDVLALIKEQDEGFSYRRSCREGVCGSDGMNISGKNGLACVTPISTVVKGNKLVIRPLPGLPVIRDLVVDMSIFYKQYEKVQPFLQNDTPAPAIERLQTPEEREKLDGLYECILCACCSTSCPSFWWNPDKFLGPAALLQAYRFLADSRDTKTAERLASLDDPFSVFRCRGIMNCVNVCPKGLNPTKAIGHVRNMLLQSGT
- a CDS encoding 2-oxoglutarate dehydrogenase E1 component; amino-acid sequence: MQESVMQRMWDSAHLSGGNAAYVEELYELYLHDPNAVPEEWRTYFDKLPSEGSTANDVSHSTIRDHFVLLAKNQRRAQPASAGTVSSEHEKKQVEVLRLIQAFRMRGHQAAQLDPLGLWQRSVPADLSISHYSLTDADLDTTFRTGGLAIGKEEATLREIRDALQQTYCRTIGSEFTHITDSEQRSWFQQRLESVRGRPQISAEAQSHLLERLTAAEGLEKYLGTKYPGTKRFGLEGGESLIPLLDEIIQRSGSYGTKEIVIGMAHRGRLNVLVNTFGKNPRDLFDEFEGKKVEGLSSGDVKYHQGFSSNVMTQGGEVHLALAFNPSHLEIVSPVVEGSVRARQDRRNDVAGDKVLPISLHGDAAFAGQGVVMETFQMSQTRAYKTGGTIHIVINNQVGFTTNRADDARSTEYSTDVAKMIQAPIFHVNGDDPEAVLFVTQLAVDYRMQYKRDVVIDLVCYRRRGHNEADEPSGTQPLMYQQIAKQRTTRELYAEALTNAGRLSAEAVQAPVDEYRTALDNGQHVVKSLVKEPNKELFVDWRPYLGHAWTARHDTRFDLKTLQDLSGKLLETPDGFVVQRQVGKIYEDRQKMGAGGLPLNWGYAETMAYATLLVEGHPIRITGQDVGRGTFSHRHAQLHNQKDGSAYLPLQNLYEGQPRFDLYDSFLSEEAVLAFEYGYATTTPNALVIWEAQFGDFANGAQVVFDQFISSGETKWGRLCGLTMLLPHGYEGQGPEHSSARLERYLQLCAEHNIQVAVPTTPAQIYHLLRRQVIRPLRKPLVVLTPKSLLRHKLAVSTLEDLAEGSFQTVIPEIDAIDPKKVERLVLCSGKVYYDLLEKRRAEGREDIAIVRLEQLYPFPEDDLAEVLAPYKNLKHIVWCQEEPMNQGAWYCSQHHMRRAASAHKKALVLEYAGRDASAAPACGYASMHAEQQEKLLQDAFTV